A genomic region of Methanofollis fontis contains the following coding sequences:
- a CDS encoding metal-dependent hydrolase, with translation MKIRWLGHACFLLEGSRTVLIDPFVPSGEIDADPDIVAITHAHADHLGVAERFQKPTVAMNEVAKYLRERGVPAEPMNLGGTIEVEGVRFTMTPALHSSWLECAGFGTYGGVAAGFVIRMDGVAVYHAGDTALFSDMKLIRDLYHPDVALLPVGGRYTMGPEEAMMAAEFVGARTVIPMHYNTFPVIEQDLSGFVDALERTTDIRVALLQPGESIEVEAE, from the coding sequence ATGAAGATCCGATGGCTTGGACATGCATGTTTTCTCCTTGAGGGCAGCCGTACGGTGCTGATCGATCCCTTTGTGCCGTCAGGTGAGATCGATGCCGATCCCGATATTGTGGCGATCACCCATGCCCATGCCGATCACCTCGGCGTGGCCGAACGGTTCCAGAAACCGACGGTGGCGATGAATGAGGTAGCGAAATACCTCCGGGAACGGGGGGTTCCGGCTGAACCGATGAACCTTGGCGGGACGATCGAGGTGGAGGGGGTGAGGTTCACGATGACGCCGGCCCTCCACTCCTCCTGGCTTGAATGTGCGGGGTTCGGCACCTACGGCGGAGTGGCGGCTGGATTTGTCATCAGGATGGACGGTGTCGCCGTCTATCATGCCGGGGATACCGCCCTCTTCTCCGACATGAAACTGATCCGGGACCTCTATCATCCCGATGTCGCCCTGCTGCCGGTCGGTGGGCGCTATACGATGGGGCCGGAGGAGGCGATGATGGCGGCCGAGTTTGTGGGGGCACGGACCGTGATCCCGATGCACTACAACACTTTCCCGGTGATCGAACAGGATCTCTCCGGGTTTGTCGATGCACTTGAACGGACCACCGATATCAGGGTGGCGCTCCTGCAGCCCGGCGAATCGATTGAGGTGGAGGCGGAGTAA
- a CDS encoding response regulator receiver protein: MPAEKRKKELLALFQDLTSKTEIVEPMKKIHGSLRDRDAVGREVALIMREILDQGFFQTKLSPRQLATLVISFNEGKNDTEIARELGNEKLAKTVARARVRIKLFRESDFDMPFERSELSDLIDSGKTMNEISSILGISSSSLREYRHVIAMDEDTTLDPYLERIKDVLEDRDLTEQMTRSVTNDGLAEAIDTTEAELIDIS, translated from the coding sequence ATGCCAGCCGAAAAGAGAAAGAAGGAACTCCTGGCACTCTTCCAGGATCTCACGAGCAAGACGGAGATCGTCGAGCCAATGAAGAAGATCCACGGGAGCCTGAGGGACCGCGATGCGGTCGGGCGTGAGGTCGCCCTCATCATGCGTGAAATCCTCGATCAGGGTTTCTTCCAGACAAAGCTCTCCCCCCGCCAGCTTGCGACGCTGGTCATCTCCTTCAATGAAGGAAAGAATGACACAGAGATCGCACGCGAACTCGGCAACGAGAAACTGGCGAAGACTGTGGCACGGGCCCGCGTACGGATCAAGCTCTTCCGGGAGTCTGACTTTGATATGCCGTTTGAACGGAGCGAACTCTCGGACCTGATTGATTCGGGCAAGACAATGAACGAGATCTCGTCGATCCTCGGGATCAGTTCGTCATCTCTGCGCGAGTACCGGCATGTGATCGCAATGGACGAGGATACCACCCTCGATCCCTACCTCGAGCGGATCAAGGATGTCCTGGAGGACCGTGACCTGACCGAACAGATGACGCGTAGTGTCACCAACGACGGGCTTGCAGAGGCGATCGATACGACCGAAGCCGAACTGATCGACATCTCCTGA
- a CDS encoding AMP-binding protein, whose amino-acid sequence MVTGSYACGTSNIPLMGETIGAMLNRIAAEYPENEALVSVHQNIRWTYAEFLERVNGLARSLMALGVERGDRVGIWAMNYAEWTLIQFATAKIGAILVNINPAYRVFELEYALKQAEVSTLIVQGRFKTSDYVGMFYEACPEAIDARPGRISSEKFPFLKTVVFIGDIPYNGMYTWDEFMAKGASISPDELMEREESLAFDDAINIQYTSGTTGYPKGVVLTHHGVMNNGYFIGEGMRFTEKDRLCIPVPFYHCFGMVLSNMASVTHGSTMVIPCPVFDAEAVLMTVQNERCTALHGVPTMFIAELSHPDFSKYDFSSLRTGIMAGSPCPIEVMKKVNALMNMRDIVIVYGQTELSPGVTMTTVDDPLDRRVSTVGRAFPHTEIKIIDPNTKRILPRGEVGEICARGYMTMKCYYNNPSASRATLDANGWLYTGDLGVMDEEGYVRMSGRLKEMVIRGGENIYPREIEEFLHHHPRIADAYVIGVPDEKYGEELMAWVMPKEGQSVTPAEIIEFCTGQIARFKIPKYYKFVTSFPMSVTGKIQKFKMRDMAIEELGLDTVSHIETA is encoded by the coding sequence ATGGTCACGGGAAGCTATGCATGCGGAACCTCGAACATCCCGCTGATGGGCGAGACGATCGGGGCGATGCTGAACCGGATTGCCGCCGAATACCCGGAAAATGAGGCCCTGGTCTCAGTGCACCAGAATATCCGCTGGACGTACGCTGAGTTCCTCGAGCGGGTGAACGGACTTGCCCGCTCACTGATGGCCCTCGGGGTGGAGCGGGGCGACCGCGTCGGAATATGGGCGATGAACTATGCCGAGTGGACGCTTATCCAGTTCGCCACCGCAAAGATCGGCGCAATTCTCGTGAACATCAACCCCGCCTACCGCGTCTTTGAGCTGGAATATGCACTCAAGCAGGCAGAAGTCTCGACACTGATCGTCCAGGGGCGGTTCAAGACCTCGGACTATGTTGGGATGTTCTATGAGGCATGCCCTGAGGCGATCGATGCCAGACCCGGCCGGATATCCTCGGAAAAGTTTCCGTTCCTGAAGACCGTCGTATTCATCGGCGATATCCCGTACAACGGGATGTACACCTGGGACGAATTCATGGCAAAGGGGGCGTCGATCAGTCCGGACGAACTGATGGAACGCGAGGAGTCCCTCGCCTTCGACGACGCCATCAACATCCAGTACACGAGCGGCACCACGGGGTACCCGAAGGGCGTTGTGCTCACCCATCACGGCGTTATGAATAATGGCTATTTCATCGGTGAGGGGATGCGCTTCACCGAGAAGGACCGCCTCTGCATCCCGGTGCCCTTCTACCACTGCTTCGGGATGGTGCTCTCGAATATGGCATCGGTCACGCACGGGTCGACGATGGTCATCCCCTGCCCGGTCTTCGATGCCGAGGCGGTGCTCATGACCGTCCAGAACGAGCGGTGCACCGCCCTTCATGGGGTGCCGACAATGTTCATTGCCGAACTCTCCCACCCGGATTTTTCGAAATATGATTTTTCCAGTCTCCGGACCGGGATCATGGCCGGATCGCCCTGCCCGATCGAGGTGATGAAGAAGGTCAACGCCCTGATGAACATGCGTGATATCGTCATCGTCTACGGCCAGACCGAACTCTCGCCCGGCGTCACGATGACCACGGTGGACGACCCCCTCGACCGCCGGGTTTCGACGGTCGGGCGGGCGTTCCCGCACACCGAGATCAAGATCATCGACCCGAATACGAAGCGGATCCTGCCGCGGGGCGAGGTCGGCGAGATCTGTGCACGCGGCTATATGACGATGAAGTGCTACTACAACAACCCCTCGGCCTCGCGGGCGACCCTGGACGCCAACGGCTGGCTCTACACCGGTGACCTGGGCGTCATGGACGAGGAGGGGTATGTGCGGATGTCCGGACGCCTGAAGGAGATGGTGATCCGGGGCGGCGAGAACATCTACCCCCGTGAGATCGAGGAGTTCCTCCACCACCACCCCAGGATCGCCGACGCCTATGTGATCGGCGTGCCGGACGAGAAATACGGCGAGGAGCTGATGGCATGGGTAATGCCGAAGGAGGGGCAGAGCGTCACCCCCGCCGAGATCATCGAGTTCTGCACCGGTCAGATCGCCCGTTTCAAGATCCCGAAGTACTATAAGTTCGTCACCTCGTTCCCCATGTCGGTGACCGGGAAGATCCAGAAATTCAAGATGCGGGACATGGCGATCGAGGAACTCGGTCTCGACACCGTCTCGCATATCGAGACCGCATAA
- the nifS gene encoding cysteine desulfurase NifS: protein MSSNTLRYFDHSATTPTHPDVLAAMLPYFTERFGNPSSHYGIAGDSRAAVRKARAQVAAAIGASPEEIFFTAGGTESDNWAIKGVALAHPEGRGHIITTAIEHHAVLHTVDWLENLGYTVTRLPVDCYGRVDPGDVEEAIKDDTILISVMTANNEVGTIQPIRRIGEIARRVGVAFHTDAVQAIGNIPIDVEQDRIDLLSLSAHKFYGPKGVGALYIRQGTVVDTLIHGGAQESGRRAGTENLPGIVGLGAAIERACRDIPAHNARILAMRDRLLRGILEQIPNVHLNGHSEERLAGNLNLSFDGVDGEALLTMLGMRGVCASTGSACSSGSESPSHVLTALGVPPSRARSSLRLSLGDLNDEEDIDTLLALLPDAVARLRRLSGTGA, encoded by the coding sequence ATGTCATCGAACACACTCCGGTATTTTGATCACTCCGCCACCACGCCGACGCACCCCGACGTCTTGGCGGCGATGCTCCCCTACTTCACCGAGCGCTTCGGCAACCCCTCCTCGCACTACGGGATCGCCGGGGACTCCCGCGCCGCCGTTCGGAAGGCCCGGGCACAGGTGGCCGCGGCGATCGGGGCCAGTCCAGAGGAGATCTTCTTCACGGCCGGGGGGACCGAGTCGGACAACTGGGCGATCAAGGGGGTCGCCCTCGCACACCCCGAGGGCCGCGGTCATATCATCACCACCGCCATCGAGCACCACGCTGTCCTCCACACCGTCGACTGGCTTGAAAATCTGGGATATACGGTCACCCGTCTCCCGGTCGACTGCTACGGGCGGGTCGATCCCGGGGATGTTGAGGAGGCGATTAAGGACGATACGATCCTCATCTCGGTGATGACCGCCAATAACGAAGTCGGGACGATCCAGCCGATCCGCCGGATCGGCGAGATCGCACGCCGGGTGGGGGTAGCCTTCCACACCGACGCCGTGCAGGCGATAGGGAACATTCCTATTGATGTGGAGCAGGACCGGATCGACCTCCTCTCCCTCTCGGCCCACAAGTTCTACGGCCCAAAGGGGGTTGGCGCCCTCTATATCAGGCAGGGCACCGTCGTCGACACCCTCATCCACGGCGGTGCACAGGAGAGCGGGCGGCGCGCCGGCACCGAGAACCTTCCCGGCATCGTTGGCCTGGGGGCAGCGATCGAACGCGCCTGCCGGGACATCCCGGCCCATAATGCACGGATCCTCGCCATGCGCGATCGCCTCCTCAGGGGAATTCTTGAGCAGATACCGAATGTCCACCTCAACGGGCACTCTGAAGAGCGCCTCGCCGGCAACCTCAACCTCTCGTTTGACGGTGTGGATGGCGAGGCGCTGCTCACCATGCTCGGTATGCGGGGGGTCTGTGCCTCGACAGGAAGCGCCTGTTCGTCCGGATCAGAATCCCCCTCCCATGTGCTCACCGCCCTCGGCGTGCCGCCCTCCCGCGCCCGCTCCTCTCTCCGCCTCAGCCTCGGCGACCTGAACGACGAAGAGGATATCGACACCCTCCTCGCCCTCCTGCCCGATGCTGTTGCACGTCTCCGTCGACTCTCCGGCACCGGTGCCTGA
- the glyS gene encoding glycine--tRNA ligase, with the protein MSDIYDKVIELAKRRGFVWPSAEVYGAVAGFIDYGPLGAMMKRRIEDIWRRFYVIREGYYEIECPTVGTEAIYIASGHVKGFADTMCQCPHCTEYFRADHLAEGCGIVNAGTLSKEDLAVAIRTATCPSCGEVFGETEVFDFNLMFQTTIGPGSQRTGYLRPETAQGIFTDFSRLSRFYRMKLPFGAVQIGKSYRNEISPRQGMIRLREFTQAEAEIFVNPENKSHPGFSRYADYVVELWGIEQQQTDADPVERTMRAAVDEGIIANEYIAYYLALTHDLLVTIGIDSKRLRFRQHLPDERAHYAIDCWDAEVRSERFGWVETVGIADRTDYDLRAHAHESGDSMTVFVPYPQSRTERRKRIVADMGVLGPKYRGKAKAIADALAAAAPGPEGAEVVVDGEAIFIPGDLYTVHEEEVEVRGEEVMPHVIEPSYGIDRMVYGVLEHAYDEEIVDGEERRVLRLAPAVAPVQVAVFPLVNKDGLDAIARTITADLQEAGILTDYDDNGAIGRRYRRQDEIGTPYAVTVDYDTKEEGTVTLRDRDSMEQVRIPTAEIARVLPSLIRGRICFADLDQ; encoded by the coding sequence GTGAGTGATATCTACGATAAGGTCATCGAACTGGCAAAGCGCCGCGGTTTTGTCTGGCCATCGGCCGAGGTTTACGGCGCCGTTGCAGGGTTCATCGACTACGGCCCCCTCGGTGCAATGATGAAGCGCCGGATTGAGGATATCTGGCGCCGCTTCTATGTCATCAGGGAGGGCTACTATGAGATCGAGTGTCCGACCGTCGGCACAGAGGCCATCTATATCGCATCAGGACATGTGAAAGGGTTTGCCGACACCATGTGCCAGTGCCCCCACTGCACCGAATACTTCAGGGCGGACCATCTGGCCGAGGGGTGCGGTATCGTAAACGCCGGGACACTCTCAAAGGAGGACCTTGCGGTGGCGATCAGGACGGCCACCTGTCCGTCATGCGGTGAGGTCTTCGGCGAAACCGAGGTCTTCGACTTCAACCTGATGTTCCAGACGACCATCGGGCCGGGGTCGCAGCGGACGGGCTATCTGAGGCCGGAGACGGCGCAGGGGATCTTCACCGACTTCTCCCGCCTCTCCCGCTTCTACCGGATGAAACTCCCCTTCGGCGCCGTCCAGATCGGGAAGTCCTATCGGAACGAGATCTCGCCCAGGCAGGGGATGATCCGCCTGCGGGAGTTCACCCAGGCCGAGGCGGAGATCTTCGTGAACCCGGAGAACAAGAGCCATCCGGGATTTTCCCGATACGCCGATTACGTCGTCGAACTCTGGGGGATCGAGCAGCAGCAGACCGACGCCGATCCGGTGGAGCGGACGATGCGCGCCGCCGTGGACGAGGGGATCATCGCCAACGAGTATATCGCATACTATCTTGCCCTCACCCACGACCTCCTGGTCACCATCGGCATAGACAGCAAGCGCCTCCGGTTCAGGCAGCACCTCCCGGACGAGCGTGCGCACTATGCGATCGACTGCTGGGACGCAGAGGTCAGGTCCGAGCGTTTCGGATGGGTGGAGACGGTGGGCATCGCCGACCGCACCGATTATGACCTCCGCGCCCATGCCCATGAGAGCGGCGACTCGATGACGGTCTTTGTCCCCTACCCCCAGTCCAGGACCGAGCGGAGGAAGCGGATCGTCGCCGACATGGGCGTGCTCGGTCCGAAGTACCGCGGGAAGGCAAAAGCGATCGCCGACGCCCTTGCCGCCGCCGCACCCGGTCCGGAGGGTGCCGAGGTGGTCGTCGACGGCGAGGCGATCTTCATCCCCGGCGACCTCTACACCGTCCACGAGGAGGAGGTGGAGGTGCGCGGCGAGGAGGTGATGCCCCATGTCATCGAACCCAGTTACGGCATCGACCGGATGGTCTACGGCGTGCTGGAGCATGCCTATGACGAGGAGATCGTCGATGGCGAGGAGCGGCGCGTGCTCCGTCTTGCCCCCGCCGTCGCCCCGGTGCAGGTGGCGGTCTTCCCGCTTGTCAACAAGGACGGGCTGGATGCGATCGCACGGACGATCACCGCCGACCTGCAGGAGGCCGGGATCCTCACCGACTACGACGACAACGGTGCTATCGGCCGCCGGTATCGCAGGCAGGACGAGATCGGCACCCCCTATGCCGTGACCGTCGACTATGATACAAAGGAGGAGGGGACGGTCACCCTCAGGGACCGCGACTCCATGGAGCAGGTGCGCATCCCGACGGCGGAGATCGCCCGGGTGCTGCCGTCCCTGATCCGGGGCCGGATCTGCTTTGCCGACCTGGACCAATGA
- a CDS encoding amidohydrolase family protein: MKEIAQGESVLIRDVTLDGRQTNIRIEGKTIVSIGPEPGGETDVVIDGKGGIALPGLYNTHTHSAMSLLRGYADDMPLQQWLGEKIWPLEAHLTAADVYQGTRLACLEMIRTGTVGFNDMYFFMEETARAADEMGMKAQVAYGFIDLFDEEKRENEIRATEKLVRHIRGMNNDRIRAAVGPHAIYTVSPEGLRWCAEFSRQNDIGIHIHLAETEQEVKDCIEQNGMRPAALLDDCGCITPRTVAAHCCWLDADDCTLLGDRGAFASHNPSSNMKLGVHRAMPCEWLRNAGAGICLGTDGCASNNNLDMFEEMKFAALLQKFYWNSQTLLPAAETLSMATAGGAAAMGFDGGRIEVGAPADIVLLDRAAVCNTPLHNPVSNAVYSCNGGAVTTVLCNGRVLMQDRFIPGEEEILREAADAAASLVGRATEQS, translated from the coding sequence ATGAAGGAGATTGCACAGGGAGAGAGCGTCCTGATCAGGGACGTTACACTGGACGGCAGGCAGACAAACATCAGGATCGAGGGGAAGACGATCGTTTCCATCGGACCGGAGCCCGGCGGGGAGACGGATGTGGTGATCGATGGGAAGGGCGGCATCGCCCTCCCCGGCCTCTACAACACCCATACCCATTCGGCGATGAGCCTCCTGCGGGGGTATGCCGACGACATGCCCCTCCAGCAGTGGCTTGGCGAGAAGATCTGGCCGCTCGAGGCCCACCTGACCGCCGCCGACGTTTACCAGGGGACGAGACTGGCGTGCCTGGAGATGATCCGAACGGGCACCGTGGGCTTCAACGACATGTACTTCTTCATGGAGGAGACGGCCCGCGCCGCCGACGAGATGGGGATGAAGGCGCAGGTCGCCTACGGCTTCATCGATCTCTTTGACGAGGAGAAGCGCGAGAACGAGATCCGGGCCACCGAAAAACTCGTCCGCCATATCAGGGGGATGAACAACGACCGGATCCGGGCGGCGGTTGGCCCCCATGCCATCTATACGGTTTCCCCCGAGGGATTGCGCTGGTGCGCCGAGTTCTCCCGCCAGAACGATATCGGCATCCACATTCACCTCGCCGAGACCGAGCAGGAGGTGAAGGACTGCATCGAACAGAATGGCATGCGGCCGGCCGCTCTGCTGGACGATTGCGGCTGCATCACCCCGCGCACGGTGGCCGCCCACTGCTGCTGGCTGGATGCGGATGACTGCACCCTGCTCGGGGACCGGGGGGCGTTTGCCTCCCACAACCCATCATCCAACATGAAGCTCGGTGTCCATCGGGCGATGCCCTGCGAGTGGCTGCGCAATGCCGGTGCCGGCATCTGTCTCGGGACCGACGGGTGCGCCTCGAACAACAACCTGGATATGTTTGAGGAGATGAAATTCGCCGCCCTCCTCCAGAAGTTCTACTGGAACTCGCAGACCCTCCTGCCGGCCGCTGAGACGCTCTCGATGGCGACGGCAGGCGGCGCCGCCGCCATGGGTTTTGACGGGGGGCGGATCGAGGTCGGGGCACCGGCCGATATCGTCCTCCTTGACCGCGCCGCCGTCTGCAACACCCCCCTGCACAACCCGGTGTCAAATGCTGTCTATTCCTGCAACGGCGGTGCCGTCACCACGGTGCTCTGCAACGGCAGGGTCCTGATGCAGGACCGCTTCATACCCGGCGAGGAGGAGATCCTGCGTGAGGCGGCGGATGCGGCGGCCTCCCTGGTGGGACGGGCGACCGAACAGTCCTGA
- a CDS encoding bifunctional 5,6,7,8-tetrahydromethanopterin hydro-lyase/3-hexulose-6-phosphate synthase: MYLIGEALVGTGPELAHVDLVMGDKEGPVGMAFANSVSQLSAGHTPLLAVVRPNLLTKPATLIIPKVTLKKGEQVTEMFGPVQAAVAKAVADSVEEGIFDGIDIENTVILASIYLAPDAADYNRIYRYNYGATKLAIRRAIQQFPDTETLLYEKDRAAHAVMGFKVQRLWNPPYLQVAMDLVDMRKVEQVLTSVPENDHVIIEAGTPLIKQFGLAALAEIRKVRPNAFIIADLKTLDTGNLEARMASDAGADAVVISGLAPKATIEKAIEETHKTGIYSVIDMLNVEDPVALVASLRIKPDIVELHRAIDAEGDEYSWGNIPAIKKAAGGKLLVATAGGIRQEVVGKALASGADILVVGRAITASKDIRHAAEEFLERLNSEEIDQFRVMTDF; this comes from the coding sequence ATGTATCTGATAGGTGAAGCTCTCGTTGGAACCGGCCCCGAACTTGCCCACGTCGATCTCGTGATGGGCGACAAGGAAGGGCCGGTCGGGATGGCCTTTGCGAACAGCGTCTCCCAGCTCTCCGCAGGCCACACCCCCCTCCTCGCAGTCGTCCGCCCCAACCTTCTCACCAAGCCCGCCACCCTCATCATCCCGAAGGTGACCCTGAAGAAGGGCGAGCAGGTGACCGAGATGTTCGGCCCCGTCCAGGCGGCGGTCGCAAAGGCTGTCGCAGACTCGGTCGAAGAGGGGATCTTTGACGGTATCGATATCGAAAACACCGTTATCCTTGCAAGCATCTACCTTGCACCGGATGCGGCGGACTACAACCGGATCTACCGCTACAACTACGGCGCCACCAAGCTGGCGATCCGCCGCGCCATCCAGCAGTTCCCGGACACTGAGACCCTGCTCTACGAGAAGGACCGCGCCGCCCACGCCGTGATGGGCTTCAAGGTGCAGAGGCTCTGGAACCCGCCCTACCTGCAGGTGGCGATGGACCTCGTCGACATGCGCAAGGTGGAGCAGGTGCTCACCTCCGTGCCCGAGAACGACCACGTGATCATCGAGGCGGGCACCCCCCTGATCAAGCAGTTCGGGCTCGCCGCCCTGGCAGAGATCAGGAAGGTCCGCCCGAACGCCTTCATCATCGCTGACTTAAAGACCCTCGACACCGGCAACCTGGAGGCGCGGATGGCCTCAGACGCCGGTGCCGACGCCGTGGTCATCTCCGGTCTCGCCCCGAAGGCGACGATCGAGAAGGCGATCGAGGAGACGCACAAGACCGGGATCTACTCGGTAATCGACATGCTCAATGTCGAGGACCCGGTTGCCCTGGTGGCCTCGCTCAGGATCAAGCCCGATATCGTGGAGCTCCACCGCGCCATCGACGCCGAGGGCGATGAATATTCGTGGGGCAACATTCCGGCGATCAAGAAGGCCGCCGGCGGGAAACTGCTGGTGGCGACGGCAGGCGGCATCAGGCAGGAGGTCGTCGGCAAGGCGCTCGCCTCCGGCGCCGACATCCTGGTCGTCGGCCGCGCCATCACGGCGAGCAAGGATATCCGCCATGCCGCCGAGGAGTTCCTGGAGCGGCTGAACTCCGAGGAGATCGACCAGTTCCGTGTGATGACCGATTTCTAA
- a CDS encoding iron-sulfur cluster assembly scaffold protein, whose translation MQFTETVMDHFENPRNVGALEDADAVAEVGSPECGDTTTLYLKIRENRIVDVRFRTLGCAAAIASSSMATELILGKSLEEAWALTNTDVVRALGGLPEQKVHCSVLAEGAIREAINDYRRRQGLEPWE comes from the coding sequence ATGCAGTTCACAGAGACCGTCATGGACCACTTCGAAAACCCCCGGAATGTCGGGGCGCTGGAGGACGCGGATGCCGTTGCCGAGGTCGGAAGTCCGGAGTGCGGTGACACCACCACCCTCTACCTGAAGATCCGGGAGAACAGGATTGTGGATGTCAGGTTCAGGACCCTCGGGTGCGCCGCCGCCATCGCATCCTCGAGCATGGCGACCGAATTGATCCTGGGTAAGAGCCTGGAGGAGGCATGGGCCCTCACCAATACCGATGTCGTCAGGGCGCTCGGCGGTCTGCCCGAGCAGAAGGTCCACTGCTCGGTCCTGGCCGAAGGGGCGATCCGCGAGGCGATCAACGATTATCGCAGAAGACAGGGGCTCGAACCCTGGGAGTGA